GCAATACCGCCTTGTGCGTAGTAGGTCGCCCCTTCGCTGCGCGGTCCTTTGCTCAGCACCATCACTTTCTGGGTAGGGGCCAAATGGAGTGCCAGAGACAAACCAGCAGCACCGCTGCCAATCACCAGCACATCACACACGTGTTCTTGGTTGCTCATTGATTACGTATTCCTTTCTCCCAAGTAGCTATGTAAGTCGGCTACCTGAAACAACGAGTTCGAGTTATTTCAGTGATTTTACACTAATGCGGCAATACGTAGAACGTTGCCAGTTGCTTCATTATGCGACAGAGTGGGATCTGCAGAATGAGAGTTGGTTATGGTGTGACCAAACATTCTGATAGACTTTGCGATCCGGATCTAATCGTATAATGACGGGAGTCCGTTTAGGGAACTTTTTTTTAATGTTTCACTCATACACTGTGCTCACTCAATAAAAATCGCGCGGCAGAAAAAGAAGCCGGGCACCACAGTGGCAGAGAGCGAGAAGAAATACCGGTAGCTGACAGTGTTCTGACCTTAGCGGTGAACACTCTCATATTGAAAGTAGACTACTGGTGTCAATAATAAGGAGAAGGCGCTCGAATGAGCGAGCAGTTAACCGATCAAGCCTTAATTGAGCGCGTACAGAATGGTGATAAGCAGGCGTTTAACCTGCTGGTCGTAAAATATCAAAACAAGGTATGCAATCTGATTTCTCGCTATGTCAGCAACAGCGGCGACGTGCCTGATGTTGCGCAGGAAGCTTTTATTAAAGCGTATCGCGCCTTGCCGGGATTTCGCGGTGAGAGTGCGTTCTATACTTGGCTTTACCGCATTGCGGTGAACACGGCGAAGAACTATTTGGTTGCACAGGGTAGACGCCCGCCATCAAGTGATATTGACGCAGAAGAAGCTGAAAATTATGAAAATGGTGGCGCACTGAAAGAAATTTCGAACCCTGAGAATCTTATGTTGTCAGAACAGTTGAAACAGGTCGTTTTCAACACGATTGAGTCTTTACCTGACGATTTGAAAACGGCGATCACCCTGCGTGAAATTGATGGCCTAAGCTATGAAGAGATCGCTGAAGTGATGGACTGCCCGGTAGGAACGGTGCGTTCGCGTATATTCCGTGCCAGGGAAGCGGTAGACAAACGTGTTCGTCCTTTGATGAACCACTAACAGTGTTACCTGTTGATAACGGTGAAATAAATGGCTGAAAAAGAAAACCTTTCCGCATTATTTGATGGTGATGAGATTGATCAAGCGCTGATTGATGCGCTGGAAAATGATCAGTCGGCACAGCAAGCATGGAAAAGCTTTGCTGTCACCCGTGATGTAATGCGTGGAGAAGCGCCAACCCCTAGTTGGGATATTGCGTCCAACGTGGCTGCAGCGCTTGAGTTCGAGCCTGCACACGGTACTCAAGCAGCGCCAAATGTTGTTCCTATTCAGGAAGCACAACCTACACCAGCGGTTGCTAAAAAAGGTATGCCATCTTGGTTACAGCAACTCACTCAGGTGGGTATGGCGGCAGCAGTATCTCTTGCAGTGATTGTTGGCGTTCAGCAATACAATGGCGGCGATCAAGTGGATCCAGTTCTGGCAGCGTCACAGCCTCCAGTTTTACAAACTATTCCTTTGGCTGGCTCCGCTGAACCTGTGAGTCTTAGCCGTGAATCGTTGCAGAGTAATCCGACTGAAGCACAGCTTATGGAGCAGCGTCGCCGTGTGAATGCGATGTTCCAAGACTATGAGTTGCAGCTTCGCCTCAATGCTGATGAAATGATTGAACAAGATGAGAAGCTAACACCAGAAGTGAGCACATTAGATTGATGAAACATCTCCTGATCGGTGCCTGTGCACTGGTCAGTCTGGTTGCTAATGCCTCGACGGAAGAGAATCCCGCCGAGGCATTGTTGCATCAGATGGGCCAGGCAACCGAACAATTGGACTACGAACTTTCCTATATTTTGGTCCGGAAAAACAGTATTGAGCCCCTCCGTTTTCGCCACGCGTTGGTTGATGGTGAGTCATTTGGTCATATTGCTTATCTGGCTGGCCCACCGCGTGAAGTAATTCGCCGTGGTGATGAAATCAGTTATTTCGAGCCAGGCATTGACCCGTTTACTATCGCGAGCAATCAGATGGTGGCACCGTTGCCTGCCATCATGCATTCCGATATCGATCATCTTTCGACCATGTACGATTTCGTGCCACTGGGAAGAGCGCGTGAAGCAGGTCTTGCTTGCGATGTAGTGCGCGTGTCCCCGAAAGACGGTGCACGGTACTCCTATGTGCTCTGGATTGATCAGAATACCAAACTGCTCACCCGTGCAGACCTTTTGGATCGCGATGGCGACCCGATAGAGCAATATCGCGCTCTTTCTCTTGTGATTTCGCCACAGATTGGCGACGTGATGAAGCAGATGTCAGACATTGAATTACCTCCGGTGGTTCAGGTGCCGAAGCAGCGTGACGCTGGTCTTGGCTGGCAAGTTACCTCTTTGCCTGATGGCTTTTCCCCAATTTATAGCAACCGTCACCGTTTGATGATCACCGAGCGCCCGGTAGAAAGCCAGATGTTCAGCGATGGCCTATTCAGCTTCTCGGTTTACCTATCAGAAGCCGATGATCTGTCAGTGCGCGAGCAGCTGGTCAGAAAAGGCCGTCGCACGCTGCACAGCCATGTGTCCGGCAATGCAGAAATCACTGTGGTAGGAGACATTCCACCAGCGACCGCGAAAAAAGTGGCTGAATCAGTTCGTATGACCGCGCCACAAGCCGCGGAAGGAACGCCAACGCCATGATCACGGCATTGGCAGAGGTTACTGGCAGTGGCGAGGGTTACCTGACTGTTCGCTGCCAGCAGAAAACCAGCTGTGGTAGCTGTGCTTCTAAGAGCAATTGTGGCACGGGAATCGTCAGCAACGCCCTGCCTGGTAAAGTGCTGGATATCCGTGTTCCGTCAGACAAGCCTGTAAATGCAGGTACCTTGGT
The nucleotide sequence above comes from Grimontia kaedaensis. Encoded proteins:
- the rpoE gene encoding RNA polymerase sigma factor RpoE — protein: MSEQLTDQALIERVQNGDKQAFNLLVVKYQNKVCNLISRYVSNSGDVPDVAQEAFIKAYRALPGFRGESAFYTWLYRIAVNTAKNYLVAQGRRPPSSDIDAEEAENYENGGALKEISNPENLMLSEQLKQVVFNTIESLPDDLKTAITLREIDGLSYEEIAEVMDCPVGTVRSRIFRAREAVDKRVRPLMNH
- a CDS encoding RseA family anti-sigma factor codes for the protein MAEKENLSALFDGDEIDQALIDALENDQSAQQAWKSFAVTRDVMRGEAPTPSWDIASNVAAALEFEPAHGTQAAPNVVPIQEAQPTPAVAKKGMPSWLQQLTQVGMAAAVSLAVIVGVQQYNGGDQVDPVLAASQPPVLQTIPLAGSAEPVSLSRESLQSNPTEAQLMEQRRRVNAMFQDYELQLRLNADEMIEQDEKLTPEVSTLD
- the rseB gene encoding sigma-E factor regulatory protein RseB, producing the protein MKHLLIGACALVSLVANASTEENPAEALLHQMGQATEQLDYELSYILVRKNSIEPLRFRHALVDGESFGHIAYLAGPPREVIRRGDEISYFEPGIDPFTIASNQMVAPLPAIMHSDIDHLSTMYDFVPLGRAREAGLACDVVRVSPKDGARYSYVLWIDQNTKLLTRADLLDRDGDPIEQYRALSLVISPQIGDVMKQMSDIELPPVVQVPKQRDAGLGWQVTSLPDGFSPIYSNRHRLMITERPVESQMFSDGLFSFSVYLSEADDLSVREQLVRKGRRTLHSHVSGNAEITVVGDIPPATAKKVAESVRMTAPQAAEGTPTP